taaataatttataatattatataagtATACATATgtcgtatatataaatttaatataattttaatatgaggtaaactctatgattttacgtttcgattttacctagGTAAAACGAGTCAAGGTAAAAACTTGATTCTGACAACCTTGACCTACATATCAAGGGGGTGTAATTTACCACAATGAAAATATGCGTAGGAAGACAATAGATCACTCAAACAACACATTCTTATAATTGAAATGAACATCGTTGAACATTGTTGGAACTAGCATTaattaaaaattcattttttttttttgctttcgcaCTCTGGTTCCTAGGGGAAAGGGGCCCTAGTAATCCAGAGCTCGTGCCGAGAGGTACGGGCACTGGCCAAGTATTGTTCCCACCTAGGAATCGAACCCGGTATTCCCCGGATTACGTCCTTAGCAGAAGCTCATTTTATTGTTACATTTCTTGCAaactttatattatttaaataaatacttCATATTACAACATAACAAAGCaacaacacaccaaagcaacatcgCAAACAACAACATACCAAAAgaacaacacaaacaacaaattaaaatcataatACTGCTTAGATGACCTAATACATTCCATCAATCAAAATATTTCATCTCCACCCTCTTCAGGGTCCAACATACATGACATGTCAATATCATGTTTAACTGATATGTAATGATACTGGATATCATCATCCACAATTGACATGTATGAAACAAGTCTATCTATCATTCTAACCATTCTTTCCTCTGTATTCAGCTCTTCTATTAACCAATAGTTCAGGCATGCCTTTAACTACTCGAAATCCCAATAGACCTTAAACTCAATCTTAAGAAGAGACTTATTTCACGTAAAAGGGACAGTTCCTGTAACACATGTTAGAAAAAATGAGTAAAAAAATTGAGAAGTAAATGAAAAAAGATGTGAAGAAATAGTTCACAATACAtttctatttatataaaatttgcaACATGTAAGCTCCAATACAATTGACAACCCCTATTAAAGatgtattattataaaataatactaatatataataattaaatattacattaataaaaataaaataaataaaacataagagTGTTAATGGGCTATTGGCACCTCTGCCAATAGGAATGGAACCCCTATAAAAAAAATGCTTTAAAAGTTTAGTTTATTGAGATATATGGGAAAAAATGGATATTGTGGGTAATAAAATGGAAATGTGGGGTAGTTGGGTAAACAAACACTTTGATTTTACTGGCATCTTATatattgagaaattgatattttaCACCTAAGTGCTAGTTAGCTAGGATTCTTTTTGTATTGATGAAAACTAGGAtcctaattattttataaattggcTTTTGTATCCCATGTTATTCATTGAGTTGAACTCCCCAGAATTATTGAGCAATTGAACTTTGAATATTCAATTACATTGGAGCACATTTTACATCGAAATATAGGCAGAACAAGAATGATTCATGATCTGAACGAGCCATTTTAATCTTCAAACACTTGGCAATGTCTTTCAACATATTTAGTGGATGTGCTCATTTGCTTAAATACCATTACTAAATGGGAAATCTCATCAAACAATATTCTGTTGCAACATTCTGTCTCTATACTTGCAACAGATTCATCAATCTTTTTTGGAAAAGCTTTCAATAATTCACCATTCAACCAAACTTTGTTTCATGTAATATTCATATGCAATGATCACAGATTATGCAAACAAAACGTCTTTCTATAGTAAGTTACAAGAAAACAGCAAGCTACCAATCAATCTGAATCTAAACCATAACACCAAGAAATGCATGCAGAGAGAAACAAGTGATAGATAAGTGAGAATAAGGATTACATAGAACAAAATCATGAGTGCAATTTTCGGATACATTAGAAACTCAACCTCGGGAtcattacaagtacaacattaTTTTCTACTGCATAATAGAAAACACTGAGAGCAGATGTTATCATCATACAAAACCATACATCTAATTCATGTATTTTACATCAAAAACACATCCTCTCAGCAAGTACTGCAAAATTAAGAGGTAAAAATGCCAAAGATAGATAGCTAATCCTCACTAGTCACTAGAAATGTGCTTTCATCCCAAATCAAAAGTTAGTGGGAATAAAACTTATGCGTAGAAAGCCTCTAAACTTGCCTGTAGTGGCATGGAAGTACATGCTGAAAATCATTTGTATATGAGAGCATCACGTCCAGGCCCAACACCGATGTAGTGAATAGGGACACCAACGAGTTCTTCTATCCTTTCCACGTACAACTGTGCAGCTCTTGGAAGGTCAGAATAGTTTCTAATCGATGAAATGTCGGTCTTCCATCCAGGAAGTGTTTCATATTCCACCTACAATATGAAAATATACGGCCATTAGAAAGTAAATTAAAAAATCCCGAACAATTAGAACAATAATAACAATAGAATAACCTTTGTTGATAATATGTTAATAAAGTACATACAAGTGCTCAGGTATATTATCCAGGATTTGAGGAAAATCGTGGGAATGAAGTGGAAGGGAAGGATAACAATATTTACCTTCAATTGCTCGAGAAGACGAAGATCTGACGGGAATGATTTGACCTGGGTGCCATCAGCATGTTTATAGGAAACACCCAATTGTATTTCATCGAGATCAGACAAAACATCCAGCTTGGTCAGATTCAATGATGAAAAACCGTTGATCTGACATGAGAATTTTAAGGCAACTATATCCAACCAACCACATCGTCGAGGACGGCCGGTAGTTGTGCCAAACTCCTGCCCAGCAAATCTGAGGAGATCACCTCCTGGACCCAAAATTTCAGTTGGAAAAGGACCAGAACCAACTCTTGTAGTGTATGCTTTCACCTGCACATCCAAAATAAATTTAAGAACCATTCTGCCagagttaaatatgtttaaacTGTTGACATCATCGATGTTGGGGAGATAAACATTCAAAGTTCCTAAGCTAATAGTAAATTTGGCAATAAACACTTACCACTCCTACTAAATCACCAATTATTCTTGGAGCAATACCAAGACCAGTGCATATACCACCTGCTGATGGGCTAGAAGAAGTAACAAAGGGATAAGTACCGAAATCAATGTCCAACATGGTTGCTTGTCCTCCTTCAAccaagatcttcttcttctgtgttaTAGCTTCATTCATAACATGCACAGTATCGGCAATATATGGCTCCAACCTTTCAGCATACCTCTTGTACTTCTCCACTTCTTGCCTGAGCACGTCCGGACCATACTTAAAATCTTTGAACCTCGATGCTGCATCTGATAACAAAAGATCAAGCTTCTGAGGTAAAGTTTCCAAGTACCGCAAATCACCAACTCTAATCCCATTGCGGTTAGCTTTGCTGGCGTAGCACGGTCCAATGCCTCTCTTGGTGGTGCCAATGAAAGACTTAGATAGCTCAGCTTCCCTCAACCCATCCACAGTTTGATGGAAATCGAACAACAGGTGGGCCCGATCCGAAATCAATATCCTTCCCTTACATGAGACCCCATTTAACTCAAGGTTGTCGATTTCTTCAAACAACCCTGGCAGGTGTACTACAACACCATTACCAATAACACACAGTGTTTCCTCATTAAGGATACCAGAAGGAACAAGATGAAGGGCAAACTTTTTCCCCTCCGCATTATAAATGGTATGGCCGGCATTAGCTCCACCCTATAAAAAAAAGTAACCATAAATCATTAGTACAAAATAACGTGAATAAAAAAATGATGGGACAAAGAGGACGGAAATGACCAAAAATCATCCACCAACACCGAGCAAAATTAAACCTTGCAAAAAGCGTCCACCTAACAGTGATCAATCACATGAATCAAAATGTTCTTTAGCCTACCAACCACTAAGAATCagttaagaaaaaaatttaataaaaaattgcaaaaaacagTTGGAACACCCATGATTGATTCTGGGTGTATAATTTTGGGTGTGTAGAATCGATTTTGACATGTTTGGTTTCTCTATAGTAGAATTGATTATGCTTTTCAGAATTGACTCTCCTTAAAGATAAGATTTGTAGCTTTTGAGTCTAAATGTGATTTTTCCACTGAAATTTCTTGTTCAACTCAGTTTTGCAGAAATTTACCCAAAGACAAATCACTTTACATTCAATTCATTTTTTCCCGAATCAAATTTATAGAATCAATTcccttaaaatcaatttttttcaccaCAAAACCAAAAATTAAACTTGCTTCAACAACAGGAGTTCTCTCGTCTAGTCCATAATAATTCACAAACTGATACTCCTAGGTTATGATTATGACCTAAAAGTTGTCactggaaaaaatcataaattattCCAGATATTTTACTATGCATGTGAATGTATCAATTTAATTATCACAAGTATGGTATCAAACAACCAGCAAAAACCAACTCACTCAACCCTAAGACAAaacttccatcatcatcatatcatAATCTATACAAATTATCACAGAAACCCAAGCATTACCCACGATTTGCAGCATAGAAACTAGGGTTAAAAAGTGTAAAAGGAATGAACTTGATATAAAAAGGGAAAAAGTAACAAAACCTGACAACGTGCAACGATTTCAAAGTGCTGAGCTAAGATATCCACCAGCTTTCCCTTCCCCTCATCGCCCCACTGACAACCCAGAACACCGGAGACCTGACTGAGCGACTCGATTCGGCCGGCGGTAGAACCGGCGGCGGTGAGTTTAGTAGGAGGCGGCGCAATTGGCTTTGCGGAACAAACGACAACGTTTCGAGTGGAAGGAAAGTGCTTGAAGGTGAAGGGACGTTGAGGCTGAGGAGTGCATATTGCGTGAGAATCCAAACGCAGTGACGACATG
The Vicia villosa cultivar HV-30 ecotype Madison, WI linkage group LG6, Vvil1.0, whole genome shotgun sequence genome window above contains:
- the LOC131610381 gene encoding adenylosuccinate synthetase 2, chloroplastic encodes the protein MTMSSLRLDSHAICTPQPQRPFTFKHFPSTRNVVVCSAKPIAPPPTKLTAAGSTAGRIESLSQVSGVLGCQWGDEGKGKLVDILAQHFEIVARCQGGANAGHTIYNAEGKKFALHLVPSGILNEETLCVIGNGVVVHLPGLFEEIDNLELNGVSCKGRILISDRAHLLFDFHQTVDGLREAELSKSFIGTTKRGIGPCYASKANRNGIRVGDLRYLETLPQKLDLLLSDAASRFKDFKYGPDVLRQEVEKYKRYAERLEPYIADTVHVMNEAITQKKKILVEGGQATMLDIDFGTYPFVTSSSPSAGGICTGLGIAPRIIGDLVGVVKAYTTRVGSGPFPTEILGPGGDLLRFAGQEFGTTTGRPRRCGWLDIVALKFSCQINGFSSLNLTKLDVLSDLDEIQLGVSYKHADGTQVKSFPSDLRLLEQLKVEYETLPGWKTDISSIRNYSDLPRAAQLYVERIEELVGVPIHYIGVGPGRDALIYK